ACCAACAATCCCCAGAGGCTCTCCCACACGGTCCAGTACGATTTGCTCCAGTAGCTCTGCCGCTTCCGCAGGAGAAGCCGGTATTTGTGGAATCAACACCTCAATATGCGGATGGTGCTCCGCCAACCAATGCTTAAAATTAACGGCTTTAGCAGACTGAGGTGAACTATTAAACCCATGTATATAAAGCAGAGTCGTCATCAATAACCATCCGAGTTCATGTCAGGACGGAATACATCGCCCTCAAGGCGGCATACCGTAGTTTCAATGGAACCATCAGAATAGAGATCGAGATAACGCCAGCCCGGCGCTAAGTCATCAATAGTAAAGTTAGTACAGTGGGGTTTAAATTGCACACAAGTAGAAGGAGATGCCAGAACCCGCCGTCCATGCCAGTCAAGATCGAGATCCTGATGGATATGTCCACACAACAAAGTTTTAGCCTGAGGATGTCTGTCGAGTACTTCCGCCAATATATGGGAATTACGTAGGCTATGTTGATCCAGCCAAGTACAACCCGAAGAGTGAGGATGGTGATGGAGCAAAATCAAAGCATGACGGTCGCTGTATTGTGTGAGTGAGCGATCAAGCCAGTGCAACTGATATTCACTCAGCTCACCGTGGGGTACACCTAACACCT
Above is a window of Limnobaculum parvum DNA encoding:
- the cpdA gene encoding 3',5'-cyclic-AMP phosphodiesterase encodes the protein MESLFQLPLARGSKVRVLQITDTHLFAGADETLLGVNTLKSYQAVLRAIAERGHDYDLIVATGDLAQDRSFAAYERFTTGIATLPAPCVWLPGNHDFQPAMVDAMAAAQILPSKQVLLGEDWYIILLDSQVLGVPHGELSEYQLHWLDRSLTQYSDRHALILLHHHPHSSGCTWLDQHSLRNSHILAEVLDRHPQAKTLLCGHIHQDLDLDWHGRRVLASPSTCVQFKPHCTNFTIDDLAPGWRYLDLYSDGSIETTVCRLEGDVFRPDMNSDGY